One Nostoc sp. UHCC 0302 DNA window includes the following coding sequences:
- a CDS encoding type II toxin-antitoxin system VapC family toxin, whose product MLLDSNIIIYSAQPKHVKLRELIAEYVPAVSALSYLEVLGYHSLTEQQRQYFEEFFQVAQVLPISQDVLNQAVILRQKKRMTLGDAIIAGTALVYGLTLITRNADDFRWITQLRMLHLAIFVNRKYNVITKLFKVI is encoded by the coding sequence GTGCTACTCGATAGCAATATTATTATCTATTCTGCTCAACCAAAACACGTCAAACTAAGAGAATTAATTGCTGAGTATGTACCTGCGGTATCTGCACTCAGTTACCTAGAAGTGTTAGGCTACCATTCACTTACAGAGCAACAACGTCAGTATTTTGAGGAATTCTTTCAAGTTGCTCAGGTTCTACCAATATCTCAAGATGTATTAAACCAAGCAGTAATTCTGAGACAAAAGAAACGAATGACTTTAGGTGATGCAATTATTGCCGGAACTGCTTTAGTGTATGGACTCACCTTGATAACAAGAAATGCAGATGATTTCCGTTGGATTACTCAACTTAGAATGCTGCACTTGGCGATTTTCGTCAATCGTAAATACAATGTAATTACTAAACTTTTTA